aaaCTTTTACTTAAAACAATATGGATggagaatttttacattttaatgaataaacccagAACGATCCGACTCCCCACGTCTCATGGTTTTAATGTTTTGCTTTCTCAAATCCCAAAATATCTCCTTGTTCGTTTCCATCTGGCATGCATGCGCCACCACCGTGTGTTTACCTATGCTAATGAAATTTACACGCTACATACCAGGAGCCACGGAAAGACAAGGGTGAAGAAAATAACCCGCTGGAAACGTGTTTACATAGGCAAGCAGCGACCGGTGCGATTTGTGAACCAAcgataatattaattaatgaagCCGAACGCAATCGAAAGAGTTTTTCTTTCCCTCCCATTAACTACGGATTCAGACTTTCAAAAGATTGCGGCCATCGAATTTAGACTAGGTTTGTATATAATTAACGTTGCTCAAACCAAAGAACGCGTATGCTTGGCTACTTTCTCCTTGGATTGACCTGGAGACTCGCCGACGCGTGGGAAGTTGCCGTCGTACAACCTGCCAGCCGGTGTCCTATGCCCTGAATAACCAGCTTGATAACCAGCAGCAGGCGCTCAGCATCAACCAAGAGCAAACGTGCTATAAAGCATGCAtgtggcataaaaaaaaaaaaaaagaaggctgAAACCTGGCAAAGGCCCCGGGATGTAAATTTTatgaacgggggggggggaataaaagtGTTACTGGTTTCgttcatttgttttgtaaccTTTCTGCACCAGTGAGGAGGCTCTTCTCCAGTTATCCAGGTCGCGGCGCTCAATCCTGGGGGTTCGCCGTAACAACATTTAATCACGCCACTCACTGCTTTATTACCCTCCGACCCCATGCAAATTTAAGTAGATTGGGGCTAGCTCCACCCACACATATAGCCGGCCCCACCCCCCTTTATGCAAGTAGAGGGAgcctggaagttcccaggtatggcgcACACCTTACATCCACTTCGTGGAGCTCCGCAGAGCGCTGCCTGGTTTCCCTATGGAACTGGTTTATCAGGAATTTATCGATGCATACTAAAACATAACACAGAGAACGGAGCACAGACAATCtagaacatttaaaaagtacaagaaagtctccaaaaaaaaaaccccaaaaacctttTTACGCTaaaagtgaaaatgttttaatcgtcaatgtttaaaaatacacctAAAATAACAGAACTCCAGATTTACAATATAATTCACACAAACAAGTCAGCGAAGAGTTAACTTCTAGACAGTCTTCATCGGCGTCCAGTACACGTACGTAcagctgtttatatatattatatatacattgaagACACCTGAACGTATGCAGCGGGTTCCACGTACCCACAATCCTCTGTGACCCGTCTGGGACTTTGAGGACAGCATGTTAGCCCAACCGGCCAGTTTTGGTACCCAAAGGCATTGAAATTAGACCAGAAAACAGGTATGGTTCCGTTTCTGCCCGTACATGCGCTAGCACAATGCATGGGTCAAACCTTGGCTTTTTTGACATTTGAGATGAGAAGTGAGCAGAGCCCAAACACTTTACGGTCCCTTTAAGAAATGTTAAAGCTGATTTAAGTTAGAATTTTTAAAGACTTGCACAGTTACGGGTGATTCGGGGCGAGGAGTTTCGTTTATCTACAGATAAAAGGCTTGGGGGTAAAGGGCAGAATGTTACAGGAGTCACACTTTCCTTCAAACAGCtttttagtgtatatatattacacacatacatacacagtatataatatatacacatacagacacatatacatatatatatactgtgtgtgtgtgtgtgtatggacgtgtgtatatatatatatatatatatatatatatatatatatatatatatatatatatacacacacacacacacgagagagagagaaagagagagagagaaagagaaagagagagagagagaaagagagttaACTAAAAAGATGGTAGCCCTGACTTACAGGGCTGTGGTTGTTGGGGGATCGGTGGTCGTCCTACATCAGTGCTCTAaggcttaaccctttcagctccTTAGGGCTGTGAAATACACCTGCTGCACACCCCTCGCACACATAAACTCAATATACGTTTCTCTAGAGCTATGAGCCATTAGAACCCAGTTCACCCGGATACACAGTACCACTATACACCTCTCCAGCTGCACATCACGACATGTCGCTAATCCCCGGCACCCCGTCTGGAGACTCTtatccttttttgtttgtttctttttaaattagcaGCAATATATTCGCTCGTTTACACGCCAAGTGCATGCGACTCGTACCTAGCCGGCTATTCCCGACCCGTCCGGCTTTGTGCAAATACCGCGGTATCATTTACAGATAGCAAAATTCCACACCCCGCGACAAATACTAATAAACGGCTTCAATTCAACAAAAAGTACTTCGTAAAAGCCCAAGCCTTTCCCTTAAATAGAATTAttggtacatatatatagaaaacatCAAACAGTGCTTATCTCGTAACGTAACTCCCGAAAAGCGGCAGAATATTCCCAACCACAGGAGCATCTCGTTAACTCTTTGGGTGCCGCGCACTCCCAGGTAACAAGGTCTATATCCAGGGTCGCTTTTTTTCCCGGGGGCACATATAAAATTTGACATGTTGCTGCCCAGCACATGTAAAGCGCGCGTGTCCCGACAAAATGGCTCGTGCTTATCTTAGGTGTACCTGGTGCCATACCACCCACCCCGTCAACCGGTTGGCAGGGTGTCACTCAAACCGGCAGCACTGCTGTGCATGCGCAGAATGCATTATCCGGCGTCCTATACATCTGAGAATGAAATCGGGAGCACGGATCCCACTGACTTGTCCCAAAACTCAGCCCTCATAACAAATTACCGGTATCTTGCATATCATTGAAGTTAATGCCACATCCAATGGAACCGTACTATGCACAACACGCTCAATGCCCTCTCCCAGGACAGGACGCATGTATTACTTATCAGCTATCCACGCACCCAACCCGGTTTCCAAACACAAACCTGCTTACTCACGACTTGATATGAAATCATAAGAGCAACGGGATCAGAGttcatttctttaaataataatggcTAGCCCACTGCGAACGGGGTTAAATAACGCCATGTCTACAGATCCGCCAGGGGAATCCGATTAAACCGACGACACCGGGCCGCTTTATATTAATCCCCGAGCTGCGCGTCGCCTCTCAAAGCTGCCGAAAAGATTTCATACTTTCTGGAATAACTCAGGAGTTCTTCCAGTCGTAACCCGATTAACGCCGTCAGCTCTCAAACCAGCCTGCGAGATCCGATACCGTCCGAAACCGATTCCCAGCCGTCTTCGCGGTTTCACAGGCGGTGCAGTAGTGCTCGTCCCAAAAGGACGGCACGTGGACGTCGTATTGCTTCTTCCAGGTGAAGTACCTTCTGTAGCGGTGCATGTTCTTGTCGAGAAACTTCAAGTACACGGCCAATTTCCTCGGGCTGGAAAAATCATCCACGTGGATGAACGAGTTGCGAGGTATGAACATCTCGTAGTTGTATCGGCTCGGACCCATGACGATGGGGACCGCGCCAGCCTTGAAGGCGTTTCTCCATAGTTTTTCGGTAATATAATCCGTGTGCAGTGAATTCTCAAAGGCAAGGTAAAATTTATATTCAGAGACCGTCTTGACAATATTATCGTCTTTTAAATCCATCCCGTATCGTCCGTATATGTCGATCTCGACGTACTCCCTCAACTGGTTATAGTACTGGACCCTCTCGTGATCCTCGCTCCAGTTGCTTATCACCCACGCCACCAGCTTTTTTTTCCTCGGGAGAATAACTTTAGGTTTCTTCCTGGAGAACAAATAGCCGTACGGCATAAAAATATCAGAATCCACCCTGTACGACATGGTCCAGTTGAATATGCCCCCTAAGCTTGACAGCCACGGGGAATGGGACGGGGATTCGAAATTCATCCAAATCCATTTTTGAGAACTTGGTCTTATCATGGGGAAGTCACTGAAATCGCCGATATCCCTGTGGTGGAACAAGATGGCATCGGCCTCCTGGTGGAGGCTCCTGTTTGTGGTAAGATTGCACCCGGTGATGTTAAATAGGAGGTGGCAGTCCCCGAGGCGGCGTCTTTTGCCGAAGGGTTCGTACCAGATGAGGACGGTCACTTGTTTCGGTGGGTTTGAGCTCCCCCATAATATTGGGAAACGTATGACACTATGTAACAGGTCCTGGGTGCACACGTACACAACTAACAACGTACAGGTCAGGCTGGCTGCCAGCCACCGAGACCTCAGCGCCCGCCACCGGCTTCTCCTGCAAGGTCTCCAACTGCACATCTTTTCCAGCGACAGCAAACTTTCCTCTCTCACCCTCACTCGCTTAAGGCTCTTTCACTGATACGCGTCAGTTTTCCAGCACATCGAAAGCGATAAGCGTGCGGATCCCGAACGAGCCCCGATTTCAGCATTCATCATAGGTGCGAAAGTTCAGCAGATAAATCTCGAAAGCTCTGTCCCTCGCTCCGCGACACAGAAGGAATGACTCAGTGGACGCGCTCGTCCTTTCCTCTGAATGCCTGCGGGGTTTGAAAAGAAGTTTACAAAAGAACGTCAACAAATGTGAAATCCATTCATCTCCATTACATCGGCGTACGAAAAACTAGCGCGTCTTAGACATCCCCGGCCCCCGTGCCCCGTTACCAGCAGGTTCGCGTCTCGGTCTGCCGTGCAGCTTGCGTTGTACTGAAAGACGAAAGGAACTCACCGGCAAATTGGCAGCAGCTGAACGCATCGAGAACAGACGGCTTCCTCGCTGGGAACGTGCCTCGGTGCAGCTCATCCTGACGTTATTCAAAATTCAGGAGCCCACAACAGGCATCAGAGCCCCCGTGACTACAAACACGACTTTGAAGCGCAGGCAGCCCTCTCTTTCAGCAGACCCGGTGGACCCCCGTTGAATTCGTGTGACCGCGCACAGCCTTTGCCTGTGTTTAAGTGAAGTTGGGATCGCCCGGGAGGGAAGAGAGGCAGCCCTGCTATGTTCAGCAGCTTTCCACATTCACACAGCAGCACAGCAGACCTCACTCTCCACATCATCACTCAGTCACACCTCCACGTGATGTCATCTGTCACTCAGGAAGTTCCCTGAGAAACACGAGATGGACTTCGAGTGTCTGTGGCAGTCACCTTCCCGTTAACCCTTTATTCCTTTAGATCATATTTCACCAGGAAGAACGCActgacgtttttttttcttctaaagagCGCTTACAATTGTACAATTGTCCGAGGCTACACAAGTCAAACAACTCAAAGCCTTTTGGACAGCacataaggggttaaacccagcACACATCTAGGCTGTCTCAAGAAAGTTGTGCAAAGTAaattagatttctttttttctctcttatcCCCCCTCGAGCTATTATAGAGCATGAGTTTTGTGCATGCTGACGACGTATGGAAATCTACAAATAATGCTATTTTAGAGCAAGTTACGGGCCAACTGTTTgcaaaaaatagcaatttataTTCACTTTATTCAGATAATAGGGAAAATATGATTTGTGGATAGCAGGGAAATTCTGTAACACGTGTTACGGTTCGGAAATACAGCAATATGGTGTGGGACTATTTTACTTAAATAGTAGGAGACACGTGGAAACAACGAAAAAAACTTAACTCTTCGAATGCCTGAGAGCAAATTCTGCCACCCCAGAGGCTTtggactataactcccatcattctgaGACCAGCAAAGCCTTGCTAAACAATGCAAGAGATTGTGGTCTCAAGATATTTTGGTGGCATAATTCTTAAtggtcattaaagggttaaaagtaggCTGTTTGCCATATAGTCACAGCTGATTCTAAGCCTTAATAAGGCAAAGGTTGCTATCAGAATGATAAATAATGTACAGTTGTATGGGGCCAACCTCTGGACGGGCTCTGGGCCCCCAATGTCTCACAACAGTGTACTTGCCCGCATTCCTGCCTTGAATACAGGTGCATTGCTTTCAAGACAGGGACTTCTGTACTGCTTTAACATTGTGGTCCCCGGGGCAAGGGGTGAGTA
This sequence is a window from Spea bombifrons isolate aSpeBom1 chromosome 2, aSpeBom1.2.pri, whole genome shotgun sequence. Protein-coding genes within it:
- the FUT4 gene encoding alpha-(1,3)-fucosyltransferase 4; the encoded protein is MCSWRPCRRSRWRALRSRWLAASLTCTLLVVYVCTQDLLHSVIRFPILWGSSNPPKQVTVLIWYEPFGKRRRLGDCHLLFNITGCNLTTNRSLHQEADAILFHHRDIGDFSDFPMIRPSSQKWIWMNFESPSHSPWLSSLGGIFNWTMSYRVDSDIFMPYGYLFSRKKPKVILPRKKKLVAWVISNWSEDHERVQYYNQLREYVEIDIYGRYGMDLKDDNIVKTVSEYKFYLAFENSLHTDYITEKLWRNAFKAGAVPIVMGPSRYNYEMFIPRNSFIHVDDFSSPRKLAVYLKFLDKNMHRYRRYFTWKKQYDVHVPSFWDEHYCTACETAKTAGNRFRTVSDLAGWFES